The stretch of DNA GAACAGCGCGGCGACGATCAGCGTCTGGATAATCCAGAACCATGGCCCGAACGAGGCGAAGCCGAAGAACCAGCCGTAGACGAAAAAGGCAAAGTAGATCGCCAATGCTCCCGGCAAAATGGGATAGACGGCTCCTGCCAAGCCGACGGCAAACAGTGCGATAATTAGAATCCATCCGAGAATAGCCAAGCTTGGTCCCTCCTGTATATTAGGATCTGCGAATACAAAGGCTCCGCATCAGGTTATAGCTCCCGTAAAGCCGCCGCTTCATCGTGAAAGATGAAACGGCGGATGACCTCGGCGATTCCATCTTCGTTGTTCGTCGAGGTTACCGCGTCCGCTGCCTGCTTAACGGTATCCTGGGCATTGCCCATGGCTACCCCAAGACCCGCCTGCTGAATCACCGCAAGATCGTTCAGACTGTCGCCAACCGCGATGACTTCCTCCATCTTGATTCCCAGCAAGCCGCACACTTCTTTGATGCCCGACGCCTTGTTCACACCAAGAGCGTTAATCTCCAGATTATAGGGAGACGAGTTGGTAATCTCCAGACCGCCCATGTCCTGAAGCTTCATCAGCACCTGATGGCGGATATCATCATCTTCCGTGTCATAGCCGAATTTCAGCCATTCCCGCCCGTCAATATTACCGTCCCAGCTTTCCTTGTTATAAACGCCATCGACTGAATACGCCCAATACCAGATGCCATACTCTATCGCAATCGCGTGCATT from Paenibacillus sophorae encodes:
- a CDS encoding Cof-type HAD-IIB family hydrolase, with the translated sequence MTAKYRLLALDMDGTLLNSEERITPETVKWIHKAVEAGIYVCLSTGRAFNSAYPYAKQLGLKTPMVTVNGSEVWRAPHELYRRSLMDPQLIKQMHAIAIEYGIWYWAYSVDGVYNKESWDGNIDGREWLKFGYDTEDDDIRHQVLMKLQDMGGLEITNSSPYNLEINALGVNKASGIKEVCGLLGIKMEEVIAVGDSLNDLAVIQQAGLGVAMGNAQDTVKQAADAVTSTNNEDGIAEVIRRFIFHDEAAALREL